The sequence GGGCACGGGCAGCAGAGGTTGGTTGCTGCGGGTATCGACCATCGGCCGTCCGACTCAAATGTCAACGCTACCTAGTCTTCGTCGTAGAAGGCCGCCAGTTGTTCTTCCATCGAGCGTACGAGCTCGACGAACTCGTCCGCGGACTCCACACCGGCGGCGGTATAGACGGCGGGGAGGGTAGCGGGGGTCTCGGTCCCGCTCGGTGCGATGTCGCCACCGTAGAGTTGAGAGAGCTGCGCTTCCATCGAGCGGACGAGCTCGAGCAGCAGCATCGGGTCGCTCTCACCGAGCGCGTCTTGGAGTAGCTGCGCTTCACCGCGCGACGCGACGTCTTGTTGCGTAGGGTAAGACATGGTGAGATGGGGGTAGGGTTAGGACAGTAAGCGGTCTCGTGTACCGGAGTACCCACGGCATGGACAAGCAGCGCGCCGATTTTTTTGCCGTGCGCGCGCCATATCAAAGCGAGACACCAGGACCGAGGAACCAGGAACGCCGGGGCGCCATGAGGGCAGCCAGATAGCTCCTCGCCATACCCAATCAAACCATTATGTATCTAAATAAAACACAATAATGATTGTGCAATATCAGGATGATACAGACTATTCCCATGGACGATTTGGTTGTTTCTACCGGTTGTAGTTCCGATGTGAAACCTCTCGCCTCGCCATAAAACCTGCGGGGTCGCTGGAGGCGTTGGGTACCGTATTTGCCAAGCCATTGAATACGCCAGCGTGGCCCGAGCCATGCGTTCGTGCTGTTCCCGTGCTTCGTGGTAGGCACGGACTCCGCTACCGGCTGGTGGCTACCTCATCCTGGAGCGCGTCTTCGCATTCCCTGTCCTCACCTTATAGTCGCCTTTCCCCATGGTCACGCCCACCATCATCAACGAAGTTCTCAAGGACCCGCAGATCGACGCAGCCTGGCAAGAGACCCTTAGCGAGTGGGAGGGAGCGGTTCCCTCCCAGGTTAAAGCCACGCTTGCCTACGCTAGAGGCCTACGCAACCAAGTGCTACAGCTCGCACGCGATGTGGACGACGCAGCCGACCTGGAGCGGATGCTGGCGCTGCACTACATCGAGCTCAAGTGTCAGTGGACCAAGCTCAATGCCTTGGTGCAATACCGTCTCGGCAGCAAGGGCGAGGTGCGGGAAGACCTTATGTATCGCGCCTCGTGCGTGAGCCAGCTGCTCAGCACCATCGAGCCCCTCCTGGATGCGCAGGATGTCGATGGGTTCACCAACGTGCTCTCCGCGCCGATCGGATCGCTCCGCGAGATGGCGTAGTTCCCAGGGAGCACCGAGCCGGTGCGCTGCAGGAGCACCGCGTGACATGCTTTCGCGGTGACATGCTTTCGCGGTGACATGCTTTCGCGGTGACATCCTGGGGACGGCCCGCTGCCGAGGTGGGAAGCCGTGGCCCATGGGATTCCATGGGCGTCTTTGGGATTCCTGCGCACTTCTGTGTCACCTCTTCACGCGCGCGGGCGCCGCGAACCGCTTCCGGAGCGGGGGGTGCGGTATATTTCGAGCCCCGCGTGCGTCGCCCGGCGGGCGCGGCCACTCGACCCCTTTGAAGCTCCCCCGGGAAGCACAGCCGCAACCGCACTATGGCTCGCGTAGACGTCGTCATGCCCAAGATGGGCGAAAGCGTCATGGAAGGCACCGTCCTCGAATGGAAGAAGCAGGTCGGCGACACGATCGAGCAGGACGAGACGCTCCTGGAGATCTCGACCGACAAGGTCGACTCCGAGGTACCTAGCCCCGAAGCTGGACGGATCGTCGAGATCCTCGCGGAGGAAGGGGACACCGTGGACGTAGGCACGAAGATCGCCGTGATCGACACCGACGTGAACGCTGAGGTCGGCGGCGACGGCGCGGCGGCCCCCGACACGGGTACTTCGGCGCCGGCCCAGGAGGTCGCTGAAGCCCCTGCGGCTCCTGCTGCGGCGCCCCCTGCTGCGGCGCCAGCCTCACCGCCCTCGTCTGCGGAGCAGGTCGAGGTCGTCATGCCCAAGATGGGCGAGAGCGTCATGGAAGGCACCGTCCTCGAATGGAAGAAGCAGGTCGGCGACGCCATTGAACTGGACGAGACGCTGCTGGAAATCTCGACCGACAAGGTCGACTCCGAGGTGCCCAGCCCGGCCGCGGGCGTGCTCGCCGAGATCGTCGCCGAGGAAGGCGAGACGGTCGAGGTCGGCGCCATCATCGCGCGCATCGCCGTGGGCGATGGGGCTGCGGTGCCCGCGCCCAGTGCCGCCCCGGCAGCGCCAACGGCCGAGCCGGTCGCCGCCCCTGTCGCGGCCCGCGCCGTGTCCGGCGGCAGCGTCGCTGGCCGCAGCGTCTCCGGTGATGGAGCCGACGTGAGCGCAGGGCCGATCCCGCGCCGAGGCTCTGGTGGCCAGTTCTTCTCGCCGCTCGTGCGCTCCATCGCCCAGAAGGAAGGCATCTCGCAGCGCGAGCTCGAAGGCCTCGCTGGGAGCGGCGCTGAGGGCCGCCTGACGAAGCAAGACGTGCTCGCCTACCTGGAGCAGCGGGGTAGCGCGCCCGCGCAGGCGGCTCCTGTCTCAGCAGCTCCCGTGGCGCAGCCCGTCGCGAAGGCAGCCCCGGTGTCAGCACCCCGGCTGGCCGCCCAACCTGTCGCGGCCTCGGGCGATGGCGGCTCGCGCGTGGAGGTGGTCAAGATGGACCGCATGCGGCAGCTCATCGCCGAGCACATGACGCGCTCCAAGGCGACGAGCGCGCACGTCACCTCCTTCGCCGAGATCGACGTCACCAACCTCGTCACGCTGCGCGAGCGCCAGAAGCAGGCCTTCCAGCAGCGCGAGGGCGTCAAGCTTACCTACACCCCCTTCTTCGTCAAGGCGTCCGTCGACGCGCTCCGGAGCCACCCGCTTCTCAACGCCTCGGTGCAGGGCAAGGAGGTCATTGTCAAGAAAGACTTTCACATCGGCATCGCGGTGGCCATCGGGACGAAGGGCCTGCTCGTGCCCATCGTGCGCGACGCGGGGCAGAAGAACGTCGCGGGCCTTGCCCAAGCCGTCGCCGACCTCGCCACGCGCGCCCGCAACAAGCAACTGCTCCCGGACGAACTCCAGGGGGGCACGTTCACCGTGACCAACGTCGGATCGCTCGGCTCGCTCATGGGCACGCCGATCATCAACCAGCCTCAGGTGGCCATCCTCTCCCCGGGCGCGATCACCAAGCGGCCGGTGGTAGTGGAAGACCCCACGCTGGGCGACGTGATCGCCATCCGGCACATGATGTACGTGTCGCTCTCCTACGATCACCGCATCATCGACGGCGCGATGGCAGCCTCGTTCCTGCGCGCCTACCGGGCGACCATTGAGACGCTCGATCCAAACGGCGAGGTCTAGCGCGGTAGGCTCTTGTTCGACGGCGGCGGCACCGGGGGACGGCTCCCGGTGCCGCCTGCTATTTCGGCCCGTCGGTGGGTGAGAAGGCCAAGGGGCGGGTAGAATCCGGTCCATACGGATCCTCCCGGCGGGCTGTCGGGTGTCACGCTCCCGCTTCGTTGAATCTCCATCGCCGTTCCGTCCGGATCGCCGTCCCGTTCGAGCCGCCACCCTCTGCCTGCTATGCGCGCTGTCTCCCGCCCTCGCCCGCTGCACTTCCTGGCCCTCGCGCTCGCGCTCGGCGTGGGCGCCCTGCTCGGGACCGGCTTCGCCTACGGTGACGACTTCTTCGCCATGAAGAAGAACTTCACCATCTTCGGTGAGCTGTACGAGGAGCTCGCCACGGGCTACGTCGACCCCGTCGATCCCGAGCGGATGATGCGCGCAGGCATCGAGGCCATGCTCGGCACGCTCGACCCATATACCGTCTTCATCGACGAGGCGGCCAACGAGGACATCGACATCGTGACGCGCGGGCGCTACGGCGGCGTGGGCGTGACGGTGAGCCTGCGCGGCGAGCGCTTCACGGTCGTGGAGGTGGTCGAAGGCTACAGCGCCGCCGAGGTGGGCATGCGCCCCGGCGACACCATCCTGAGCGTCGACGGGACGCCCGTGTCCGAGTTCGCGCAGGACGACCTTCGGGCGCTGCTGCGCGGTACGCCGGGCACGACCGTCGACCTCAGCGTCGAGCGCGAGGGCGAGCCGGGCGCACTGGCGTTCACGCTCACGCGCGCTGAGATCCAACTCAAAAACGTGACCCACTCCGGTTTCCTCGGGGGCGAGGC comes from Bacteroidota bacterium and encodes:
- the sucB gene encoding 2-oxoglutarate dehydrogenase, E2 component, dihydrolipoamide succinyltransferase encodes the protein MARVDVVMPKMGESVMEGTVLEWKKQVGDTIEQDETLLEISTDKVDSEVPSPEAGRIVEILAEEGDTVDVGTKIAVIDTDVNAEVGGDGAAAPDTGTSAPAQEVAEAPAAPAAAPPAAAPASPPSSAEQVEVVMPKMGESVMEGTVLEWKKQVGDAIELDETLLEISTDKVDSEVPSPAAGVLAEIVAEEGETVEVGAIIARIAVGDGAAVPAPSAAPAAPTAEPVAAPVAARAVSGGSVAGRSVSGDGADVSAGPIPRRGSGGQFFSPLVRSIAQKEGISQRELEGLAGSGAEGRLTKQDVLAYLEQRGSAPAQAAPVSAAPVAQPVAKAAPVSAPRLAAQPVAASGDGGSRVEVVKMDRMRQLIAEHMTRSKATSAHVTSFAEIDVTNLVTLRERQKQAFQQREGVKLTYTPFFVKASVDALRSHPLLNASVQGKEVIVKKDFHIGIAVAIGTKGLLVPIVRDAGQKNVAGLAQAVADLATRARNKQLLPDELQGGTFTVTNVGSLGSLMGTPIINQPQVAILSPGAITKRPVVVEDPTLGDVIAIRHMMYVSLSYDHRIIDGAMAASFLRAYRATIETLDPNGEV